One Paraglaciecola mesophila genomic region harbors:
- a CDS encoding YgiQ family radical SAM protein, with protein MSNLSQPVAKSPVKRQPAERMKAERGLFSYPKYWAECFGPAPFLPMSRKEMEILGWDSCDIIIVTGDAYVDHPSFGMAVIGRVLESQGFRVGIISQPDWTNKNDFMQLGEPNLFFGVTAGNMDSMINRYTAERKLRHDDAYTPNNEGGKRPDRAVTVYTQRCKEAYKKPVVIGGIEASLRRIAHYDYWSDKVRRSVLFDSKADMLMFGNAERPLLEMAHRFAAGESIDQMQDIRGTAVIRKEPLPGWQGVDSTHFDTIGKIDPVISPYEIIEDKCAVSSEADKQAAIEAQKAQPIVVQPFTSKTKRRKPWDKTYVMLPPYDVVRAEKTHYAHTSRILHKETNPGCARALAQRHGDRIIWINPPAFPLETHEMDAVFDLPYARVPHPRYGKAKIPAYDMIKTSVNIMRGCFGGCTFCSITEHEGRVIQSRSEESIIREIEQIRDKVPGFTGVISDLGGPTANMYKLRCKSPKAEQACRRLSCVWPEICGHLDTDQTPTVELYRKARNVEGVKKVLIASGVRYDLAIEDPNYVRELVTHHVGGYLKIAPEHTEKAPLDKMMKPGMGTYDRFKELFDKYTMEAGKEQYLIPYFISAHPGTEDEDMLNLALWLKERNFKLDQVQNFYPSPMANATTMYHTGKNPIHKVNHKSEAVTVAKGEIRRRLHRGFLRYHDPANWPMLRKALTDMGKAYLIGNGPKCLVPAESRNELKGREQKEYAKRAANKAYAKGKGNGHQSAKGKKAQQGLTRFSDNQPHNKAGGTEKASDTSPSSRRKKNSHKRRKPH; from the coding sequence ATGTCCAACCTGAGTCAACCTGTCGCTAAATCGCCTGTTAAACGCCAGCCTGCTGAGCGTATGAAAGCCGAGCGCGGTCTTTTTTCTTACCCTAAATATTGGGCAGAGTGTTTTGGCCCTGCGCCATTTTTACCTATGTCACGCAAAGAAATGGAGATCTTAGGTTGGGATAGTTGCGACATTATTATCGTAACGGGGGATGCCTATGTGGATCACCCTAGTTTTGGTATGGCAGTCATTGGCCGAGTGCTAGAGTCGCAAGGTTTTAGAGTAGGTATTATTTCTCAGCCAGATTGGACCAATAAAAACGATTTTATGCAGCTAGGTGAGCCGAATTTATTTTTCGGTGTTACCGCAGGCAACATGGACTCCATGATCAACCGCTACACCGCTGAGCGTAAATTACGTCACGATGATGCTTACACTCCCAATAATGAAGGGGGAAAACGGCCCGATCGCGCGGTGACGGTGTATACCCAACGTTGCAAAGAAGCGTATAAAAAGCCTGTGGTGATAGGTGGTATTGAAGCGAGTTTACGACGTATCGCGCATTATGATTACTGGTCAGACAAAGTTCGTCGCTCGGTGTTGTTTGATTCAAAAGCTGACATGTTGATGTTTGGGAATGCTGAGCGCCCACTACTTGAAATGGCTCATCGTTTTGCCGCCGGTGAAAGCATAGATCAAATGCAAGATATTCGCGGAACGGCCGTGATCCGTAAAGAGCCATTGCCGGGCTGGCAAGGCGTGGATTCAACGCACTTTGATACGATAGGTAAAATTGACCCTGTTATTAGCCCTTACGAAATTATTGAAGATAAATGTGCTGTTTCCTCTGAAGCAGACAAACAAGCTGCCATTGAAGCGCAAAAAGCCCAGCCGATTGTAGTACAGCCGTTTACCTCAAAAACCAAGCGCCGCAAACCGTGGGATAAAACCTACGTGATGTTGCCGCCATATGACGTTGTCCGTGCTGAGAAAACCCATTACGCCCACACATCGCGCATACTACATAAAGAAACCAACCCAGGCTGTGCTCGTGCATTAGCTCAGCGTCACGGGGATCGAATTATTTGGATTAATCCTCCGGCATTTCCCCTTGAAACCCATGAAATGGACGCCGTATTCGACTTACCTTACGCTCGGGTACCCCATCCTCGGTATGGCAAGGCAAAAATACCGGCTTACGACATGATTAAAACTTCGGTGAATATCATGCGTGGATGTTTCGGCGGCTGTACGTTTTGTTCGATTACTGAACATGAAGGGCGCGTAATTCAAAGCCGCTCTGAAGAATCTATTATTCGCGAAATCGAACAGATCCGTGACAAGGTGCCAGGTTTTACTGGGGTGATTTCTGATTTAGGCGGGCCAACCGCTAATATGTATAAATTACGCTGTAAAAGCCCGAAAGCAGAGCAGGCTTGTCGTCGGTTATCTTGTGTTTGGCCAGAGATTTGTGGCCACTTGGATACCGATCAAACTCCAACAGTGGAGTTGTACCGTAAAGCGCGCAACGTGGAGGGGGTGAAAAAAGTCCTTATCGCTTCGGGCGTACGTTACGATTTAGCTATTGAAGACCCAAACTATGTCCGTGAGCTGGTCACCCATCATGTGGGTGGGTATTTAAAAATTGCGCCTGAACATACCGAGAAAGCCCCTCTGGATAAAATGATGAAGCCAGGCATGGGGACTTACGACAGATTCAAAGAACTGTTCGACAAATACACTATGGAAGCAGGCAAAGAACAGTACCTAATCCCGTATTTTATCTCTGCTCACCCAGGCACCGAAGATGAAGATATGTTGAACCTGGCGCTGTGGTTAAAGGAGCGTAATTTTAAACTCGATCAAGTGCAAAATTTCTACCCCTCCCCTATGGCGAATGCCACCACTATGTATCACACAGGGAAAAACCCGATACATAAGGTGAACCATAAAAGTGAAGCAGTGACGGTGGCTAAGGGGGAAATTCGTCGGCGATTACACCGTGGTTTCTTGCGCTATCATGATCCGGCAAATTGGCCCATGTTGCGCAAAGCACTTACTGACATGGGGAAAGCGTATCTGATTGGCAATGGCCCTAAATGCTTGGTGCCAGCAGAGAGCCGTAATGAGCTAAAAGGCCGTGAGCAAAAAGAATATGCCAAACGCGCAGCAAATAAAGCGTACGCGAAAGGGAAGGGGAATGGTCATCAATCAGCTAAAGGTAAAAAAGCGCAACAAGGTTTAACCCGATTCAGTGATAACCAACCACACAATAAAGCGGGCGGCACGGAAAAAGCGAGTGATACAAGCCCAAGTAGTCGACGCAAAAAAAACAGTCATAAGCGAAGAAAGCCACATTAA
- the def gene encoding peptide deformylase: MEIAQVGEAILRQIAKPIVEKDIRSAEFKAFVEQLLNTMLAANGVGIAAPQVFDERAVMIIASRPSPRYPNAPDMEPLVLINPKVIQSADDTVKDWEGCLSVPGLRGFIRRATWVEIEYHQQDGQVTSRRLEGFVARIFLHEFDHLIGKTWLDHVEVNTDIMAESVWRKQIAGIDES, translated from the coding sequence ATGGAAATAGCTCAGGTCGGTGAAGCGATATTACGCCAAATCGCTAAACCCATAGTCGAAAAAGACATTCGCAGTGCTGAATTTAAAGCGTTTGTGGAACAATTGCTCAATACAATGTTAGCCGCCAACGGTGTGGGCATTGCTGCCCCCCAAGTATTTGATGAGCGGGCGGTGATGATTATTGCTTCGCGCCCAAGCCCGCGTTATCCAAACGCACCCGATATGGAACCTTTGGTGTTAATTAACCCCAAAGTGATACAAAGTGCGGATGACACCGTAAAAGATTGGGAAGGATGCTTGTCGGTGCCTGGTTTACGCGGATTTATTCGTCGTGCTACTTGGGTGGAAATAGAATATCACCAGCAAGACGGTCAGGTAACTTCAAGGCGCTTAGAGGGATTTGTAGCACGCATCTTTTTGCATGAGTTTGATCATCTAATAGGAAAAACCTGGCTAGATCATGTTGAAGTAAATACCGATATTATGGCTGAATCGGTGTGGCGCAAACAAATCGCGGGTATCGATGAATCGTAA
- a CDS encoding lytic murein transglycosylase, with protein sequence MAAQSDMKEQKVSVEQSAAQTVEDALSPQALFEQCVVDLQDKAKTVGVSQRVTRDVLGGAKYKEKIISLDRNQPEFVQTFTDYFEKRVNTWRIDKGRQMLAKHRVFLNELNKEYGVPAQYLLAFWGLETNFGSYKGKSPVIDSLVTLACDNRRSRYFSSELMQALLLIDREKLDDKQMVGSWAGAMGHTQFMPSAYMKYAVDGDKDGQINLWNSEKDALASAANFLKNLGWQAGYKWGREVSLPEPFDYTLAGKNSPKTLSVWNDAGVTRTDGNPIGAADIKGALLVPAGHEGPSFLAYKNFNVILRWNNSEYYGIAVGHLADRIAGLGTLSKPLPKLPDYTVDEMRQLQDKLNELGFDVGKADGILGPGTRSGIRQFQLSKNMIADGYPARNVFDALMNQPSPSNS encoded by the coding sequence ATGGCAGCACAGTCAGACATGAAAGAACAAAAAGTGTCTGTGGAGCAATCTGCTGCACAGACTGTCGAGGATGCCCTGAGTCCTCAAGCGTTGTTTGAGCAATGTGTCGTCGACTTACAAGATAAAGCTAAAACAGTTGGTGTGTCCCAACGGGTTACGCGCGATGTATTAGGTGGAGCGAAATATAAAGAGAAAATTATCTCGCTAGACCGAAATCAGCCAGAGTTTGTGCAAACCTTTACCGATTATTTTGAGAAACGGGTGAATACATGGCGCATTGATAAAGGCCGACAAATGCTTGCCAAGCATCGAGTGTTTCTGAACGAATTAAACAAAGAATACGGTGTGCCAGCTCAATACCTGTTAGCCTTTTGGGGCTTAGAAACCAATTTTGGCTCTTACAAAGGGAAAAGCCCAGTCATTGACTCTTTGGTGACTCTCGCTTGTGATAATCGCCGAAGTCGTTATTTTTCCAGTGAATTAATGCAAGCCTTGTTGCTCATCGACCGGGAAAAACTAGATGATAAACAAATGGTTGGCTCTTGGGCGGGCGCCATGGGACACACTCAATTTATGCCGTCTGCCTACATGAAATATGCCGTAGACGGAGATAAGGACGGGCAAATAAACCTGTGGAATAGTGAGAAAGATGCATTGGCTTCTGCGGCTAATTTTTTGAAAAATTTAGGTTGGCAAGCAGGCTACAAATGGGGCCGTGAAGTTAGTTTGCCTGAGCCATTTGATTATACATTAGCGGGAAAAAACAGCCCTAAGACACTTTCGGTGTGGAACGATGCCGGTGTGACTCGCACAGATGGTAATCCCATAGGTGCGGCTGATATCAAAGGCGCACTGCTGGTGCCCGCAGGACATGAAGGGCCATCATTTCTGGCTTATAAAAACTTCAATGTGATTTTGCGCTGGAACAACTCTGAATATTACGGCATAGCGGTAGGGCATTTAGCGGATCGCATTGCAGGCTTGGGCACCTTGTCGAAACCTCTGCCTAAGTTACCTGATTACACAGTAGATGAAATGCGTCAGTTGCAGGATAAACTCAATGAATTAGGGTTCGATGTAGGTAAAGCGGACGGTATTTTAGGGCCCGGTACGCGCAGTGGTATTCGCCAGTTTCAGCTTTCTAAAAATATGATTGCAGATGGCTACCCAGCGCGAAATGTTTTTGATGCATTAATGAACCAGCCCAGTCCGAGTAACTCTTAA
- a CDS encoding ABC transporter transmembrane domain-containing protein, with product MKTVKTLTLMRWLFGQLAPYKSKVVYAITALIVGSGSWLLLGQGVKVVVDEGFVANNAAMLNQMMLVVVAIALLGSIAAYFRFYWMIWLGERVSADIRQSVYSHLLTLPPAFFEQTRTGEVISRFTSDTTVLQSVVGMGLSMALRASITFIGALLLMLITSPMLTLYVLIAVPIVLMPIRFFGAKVRLHAKNSQDRVADLGAYVDESLHEIHTVQAYSHEALDKSMFAGRVEDVMRAANSRIRFRALMMATIMGISMTAITLVAWLGAKQVLTASISAGELTAFMFYAVMAGGAVATLSEVIGEVQKAAGASERLMELLHTDSSILIAEKPVSLANKVKGNLRLTDVHFSYPSAEGSPALQDISLDIKAGERIALVGPSGAGKSSLFQLLLRFYDIQSGDICLEGINIAELDLDTLRQQFALVPQESVIFASSVAENIRYGRPEATDDEVRRAAKAARADEFIAQLPDGYQTYLGERGVRLSGGQKQRISIARAILADRPILLLDEATSSLDAANEQYIKLALDELMRHKTTLIIAHRLATVINADRIVVMDHGEVIAIGTHQDLIHSSELYREFAQLQLVS from the coding sequence GTGAAAACTGTTAAAACCCTCACCTTAATGCGTTGGTTGTTTGGTCAACTTGCTCCTTATAAATCAAAAGTCGTGTACGCCATTACGGCGTTGATCGTGGGCTCGGGTTCATGGCTATTATTGGGCCAAGGGGTGAAAGTCGTAGTGGATGAGGGCTTTGTAGCCAACAATGCGGCCATGTTAAATCAAATGATGCTGGTGGTGGTGGCGATTGCGTTGCTGGGTAGTATTGCGGCTTATTTTCGCTTTTATTGGATGATATGGCTGGGTGAGCGCGTCAGCGCCGATATTCGCCAGTCTGTGTATTCACATTTATTGACCTTACCACCGGCCTTTTTTGAGCAAACTCGTACCGGCGAGGTTATCTCCAGATTTACCAGTGACACCACAGTGTTGCAGTCGGTGGTTGGCATGGGGTTATCTATGGCGTTACGAGCAAGCATTACCTTTATCGGTGCGCTGTTGTTGATGCTGATCACTAGCCCGATGTTGACTTTGTACGTGCTTATCGCCGTGCCTATTGTGTTAATGCCAATTCGCTTTTTCGGCGCTAAAGTACGCTTACATGCCAAAAACAGCCAAGACAGGGTGGCTGATTTGGGGGCTTATGTAGATGAATCATTGCATGAAATCCACACAGTGCAGGCCTATTCACATGAGGCACTCGATAAAAGTATGTTTGCTGGCCGTGTTGAAGATGTCATGAGGGCAGCGAACAGTCGTATTCGTTTTCGCGCTTTAATGATGGCAACCATTATGGGGATCAGCATGACCGCGATTACACTCGTTGCCTGGTTAGGGGCAAAGCAGGTATTAACTGCCAGTATCAGTGCCGGGGAGCTGACCGCGTTTATGTTTTATGCGGTGATGGCGGGGGGCGCAGTAGCGACTCTAAGCGAAGTGATTGGCGAAGTACAAAAAGCGGCAGGGGCAAGCGAGAGATTGATGGAACTGCTGCACACTGACAGTTCGATTCTCATAGCAGAGAAGCCTGTTTCACTGGCCAATAAAGTAAAGGGGAATTTGCGCCTGACTGATGTTCATTTTAGCTATCCAAGCGCAGAGGGTAGCCCTGCATTGCAGGATATTTCCTTAGATATTAAAGCGGGTGAACGTATCGCTTTGGTGGGCCCAAGCGGAGCGGGTAAATCAAGTCTATTCCAGTTATTGCTCAGGTTTTATGATATTCAATCGGGGGATATTTGCTTAGAGGGGATAAACATTGCTGAACTTGATTTAGACACGCTACGCCAACAATTTGCCCTTGTGCCCCAAGAATCAGTGATATTTGCTAGCAGTGTGGCAGAGAATATTCGCTACGGGCGACCAGAGGCTACAGATGATGAAGTTCGTCGCGCGGCAAAGGCCGCCAGAGCCGATGAATTTATCGCGCAATTGCCTGATGGCTATCAAACCTATTTGGGCGAGCGGGGAGTGCGTTTATCCGGTGGGCAAAAGCAGCGTATATCTATCGCCAGAGCGATACTGGCCGATAGGCCAATCTTGTTACTTGATGAAGCAACCAGCTCACTTGACGCTGCTAATGAACAATATATAAAGCTCGCGCTTGATGAACTTATGCGTCATAAAACCACCTTAATTATCGCTCATCGTTTAGCCACGGTGATAAACGCTGATCGTATTGTGGTAATGGATCACGGAGAGGTTATTGCTATAGGTACCCACCAAGATTTGATACACAGCAGTGAACTTTATCGTGAGTTTGCACAGTTGCAATTGGTCAGCTAG
- a CDS encoding type 1 glutamine amidotransferase domain-containing protein has protein sequence MTQSLENKRVAILATNGFEQSELFHPFKALKDAKVKVDIISLEKGTIKGWDENNWGESIEVDLTLQEAKSEDYDALVLPGGLFNPDTLRTSDAAIAFIKDFFADEKQRPVAAICHGPWLLIEAGIVKGRNLTSYPSIQTDLRNAGANWQDAQVLIDGQIITSRNPDDLPAFSEQIIKALSQ, from the coding sequence ATGACTCAATCACTAGAAAACAAACGCGTTGCTATTTTAGCCACCAATGGATTTGAGCAAAGCGAATTATTTCATCCCTTCAAGGCGTTGAAAGACGCGAAGGTAAAGGTAGACATTATTTCCCTTGAGAAAGGCACAATTAAAGGCTGGGATGAAAACAACTGGGGCGAATCGATTGAGGTCGACTTAACGCTGCAAGAGGCAAAAAGCGAAGACTATGACGCCCTTGTGTTACCGGGCGGTTTGTTCAACCCTGACACTTTACGCACCAGCGATGCAGCCATTGCCTTTATTAAAGACTTTTTCGCCGATGAAAAACAACGACCGGTTGCCGCGATCTGTCACGGGCCATGGTTACTGATTGAAGCCGGCATCGTGAAAGGGCGAAACTTAACTTCTTATCCCAGCATTCAAACTGATTTACGTAACGCCGGCGCTAACTGGCAAGATGCACAGGTGTTGATCGACGGTCAGATCATCACCAGTCGTAACCCAGATGACCTGCCTGCGTTTAGCGAGCAAATTATCAAGGCGCTCAGTCAATAA
- a CDS encoding SGNH/GDSL hydrolase family protein — protein sequence MKTTIFPLTRGLCTLFSNIKHTLSISGASLLLLLCTSANAAPISDMHVFGDSLSDTGALQAIAPSFCPEPPYFDCRFSNGPVWVEHLANDLGVSSNTAYAGGTNWAIGGQRSDQVLNQQLGGYLSSTGGSADVDALYVIWAGGNDFLQNGTSGTYTPNQAAQNIVDSVLELSLAGAMHFLVPNLPIAAPWAFEFNMALASGLDGISSGLNITQFDVFSTFVDISMNPSDYNLSNVSDPCLDETNMTLCTNPDEYLLWDPVHPTAVGHQLIASAALAALAVSEPSIIALFAMTFLLLIRIRRKTLA from the coding sequence ATGAAAACAACAATTTTTCCGCTCACCCGCGGACTATGTACTTTATTCAGTAATATCAAGCACACACTTTCAATCAGTGGCGCTTCGTTACTTTTACTCTTGTGTACGTCAGCAAATGCTGCGCCTATCAGTGATATGCATGTGTTTGGTGATTCGCTTTCGGACACAGGCGCGCTGCAGGCTATCGCGCCTAGTTTCTGTCCCGAACCACCGTACTTTGATTGTCGATTTTCAAATGGTCCTGTGTGGGTTGAACACTTAGCAAATGACTTAGGTGTATCATCGAATACCGCTTACGCAGGGGGCACAAATTGGGCTATTGGAGGGCAACGCAGTGACCAAGTGCTTAATCAGCAATTAGGGGGCTACTTAAGTTCAACAGGGGGTTCCGCCGACGTTGACGCACTGTATGTGATTTGGGCCGGAGGTAACGACTTTCTGCAAAATGGAACGTCAGGCACATACACCCCAAACCAAGCTGCGCAAAACATCGTTGACAGTGTGCTGGAACTGTCCCTAGCCGGTGCGATGCATTTTCTGGTGCCAAATCTTCCCATCGCCGCCCCTTGGGCGTTTGAATTTAACATGGCATTGGCAAGTGGCTTAGACGGCATAAGCAGTGGCTTGAACATTACCCAATTTGATGTCTTCAGTACGTTTGTAGATATATCCATGAACCCGAGCGACTACAACTTAAGTAATGTATCAGACCCCTGCCTTGACGAAACGAATATGACCTTGTGCACCAACCCAGACGAGTATTTACTCTGGGATCCTGTACACCCGACCGCAGTAGGTCATCAACTGATAGCCTCTGCTGCACTAGCAGCACTGGCCGTTTCAGAACCATCAATCATTGCCTTGTTTGCTATGACGTTCTTATTACTGATAAGAATACGCCGCAAAACCTTAGCATAA
- a CDS encoding SMP-30/gluconolactonase/LRE family protein — MKYLKLSLLAAFVLITYLLFWPVPVEPIAWQAPKNPGYLGLYASNTRLANLENISLNGQHGPEDFAFLPDGTIATATHSGNIMLLAPKDKEFTTWVNTGGRPLGIEFDKQGHLLVADAVKGLLSVSPSGEISLLTNRVAGTDIVYADDVDVAADGTIYFSDATNKFSAPAYGGTLAASLLEILEHKGNGRLLAYDPRSRSTSVLLEDLVFANGVSVSHDQRSVLVNETGSYRVMRYWLSGPKAGTSEVFIDNLPGFPDNIARSPTGGYWLGFASPRSESLDDLSRSPFLRKVVQRLPSFMRPQAKDYGHVIKINEKGEVVMDLQDPKGQYPLTTGVLETKDALYISSLIAPSVGRKSLK; from the coding sequence ATGAAATATCTCAAGCTCAGCCTACTCGCGGCATTTGTGCTTATTACTTATTTGCTTTTCTGGCCCGTTCCCGTAGAACCTATTGCTTGGCAAGCACCGAAAAATCCAGGCTACTTAGGCCTCTATGCGTCCAATACCAGACTAGCAAACCTAGAGAATATTTCGCTAAATGGCCAACACGGACCAGAAGACTTCGCTTTTTTGCCCGACGGCACAATTGCTACGGCAACGCATTCTGGCAATATCATGCTGCTCGCCCCCAAGGATAAAGAGTTCACTACTTGGGTCAATACTGGCGGCCGCCCATTAGGCATCGAGTTTGATAAGCAAGGACATTTACTTGTGGCAGATGCGGTAAAAGGCTTATTGTCGGTTAGCCCCAGCGGGGAAATTAGCCTTCTCACGAATCGAGTGGCAGGAACGGATATAGTGTACGCAGATGATGTAGATGTTGCCGCTGACGGCACCATATACTTCAGCGATGCGACCAATAAATTCAGTGCCCCAGCCTATGGTGGCACATTGGCAGCGAGTTTACTTGAGATCTTAGAACACAAAGGCAATGGGCGCTTACTCGCATATGATCCAAGAAGTCGCTCAACCTCTGTCCTACTTGAAGATTTAGTCTTTGCCAACGGTGTCTCTGTGAGCCACGACCAACGCTCTGTGCTTGTAAACGAAACGGGGAGTTATCGAGTAATGCGTTATTGGCTATCAGGACCAAAAGCGGGCACATCAGAGGTATTTATCGATAACCTACCTGGTTTTCCTGATAACATAGCCCGCTCACCAACTGGCGGATATTGGCTTGGTTTTGCCTCTCCACGCTCCGAAAGCCTCGATGATTTATCTAGATCACCATTTTTGCGTAAAGTAGTGCAACGCTTACCTAGCTTCATGCGCCCTCAAGCCAAAGATTACGGTCATGTAATTAAAATCAATGAAAAGGGCGAAGTCGTCATGGACTTGCAAGACCCAAAAGGCCAATACCCCTTAACCACTGGGGTGCTCGAGACAAAAGATGCGTTATACATCAGCAGTTTGATCGCTCCCAGCGTCGGTCGAAAATCTCTCAAATAA